One genomic region from Reichenbachiella ulvae encodes:
- a CDS encoding SOS response-associated peptidase, translating to MCYHTKQTQEENKVKRRFAATMMYPEQAGLLTSSHWNGYDFPRTPVITNEAPSQIQFYHWGLIPTWANDESIRQSTLNAKIETLDDKPSFQTHETHRCLVLADGFYEWQWLDAKGKKKQKYEVGLKEGGLFAFAGLWSAWTDPASGQVLHSYSIVTTEAQRVMREIHNSKLRMPVILQPEQEKAWLAGDDKDKYIDTEVELVGKTENLQLGLF from the coding sequence ATGTGCTATCATACCAAACAGACGCAGGAAGAAAACAAGGTCAAGCGCCGCTTTGCCGCGACCATGATGTACCCCGAACAGGCGGGGCTGCTGACCTCTTCGCACTGGAATGGCTATGATTTTCCACGTACTCCGGTCATTACCAATGAGGCACCTTCTCAAATTCAGTTTTATCACTGGGGCCTGATACCCACCTGGGCCAATGACGAGAGCATCCGCCAGTCCACCCTCAATGCCAAAATTGAGACGCTGGACGATAAACCTTCTTTTCAGACACACGAGACGCACCGATGCCTGGTGCTGGCCGATGGGTTTTACGAATGGCAGTGGCTGGATGCCAAGGGAAAGAAAAAACAAAAATATGAGGTGGGGCTAAAGGAAGGCGGCTTGTTTGCCTTTGCGGGGCTGTGGTCTGCCTGGACCGATCCGGCCAGTGGGCAGGTGCTCCATAGCTACTCGATAGTGACTACCGAGGCGCAGCGGGTGATGCGCGAGATTCACAATTCCAAACTGCGCATGCCTGTGATCCTGCAACCCGAGCAGGAAAAGGCCTGGCTGGCAGGCGATGACAAAGACAAATACATAGATACAGAAGTAGAGCTGGTGGGTAAAACAGAGAACCTGCAGTTGGGGTTGTTTTAA
- a CDS encoding lamin tail domain-containing protein: protein MKYLCLALLLSISLPSYSQFQDDFSDGDFTQNPAWSGDEAYFEVESGQLNSNGPDETSSLYLSTPIEVYDYTQWEFLVDLRLSPSGSNRARVYLMSDQASLEESLNGYFIQIGQSGDDEIDFYRQDGGSTSLLFSGSTLFTGDVLVRIRVKRDVVGAWQVFADPAGGSNFNSEGEPFLDDTYSAGEYLGVVVEHTKTQKYNYYFDDFSVEAYDPPFALSLVKVESNNTLRLSFTSELDLASAETSSNYDLSNGFGMPSSAEIDPEHANQVLLTFADDFTRNDYMLGLNNIQNSNLDESLTDIQWDFEINGATAFREIVINEIYADYNPTSLGLPDEEYVELYNLSDYPIKLGDFSLNEEALDDFVLASKSYVIVTDDSNISEFEGFGDMVTLSSFPSLLNGGMELLLKDNLGNLVDSVTYSDSWYGEESKSDGGFALEQINPERDCNYAGNWLASSDERGGTPGEENSVYDSSPDIESPAVLLLEVVDATHLQLTFDEPMDVGSLQSATYNLSPGLEVSVQAASGMKVQLELANSLVSDTHYSLTINGATDCAGNALTEEIPSFYYDVNAPVLVGLVVLSDTELQLTFDEGLLETVAEEVNNYAIGENIATSATLNADDSTELLLTFEEAFIDDVESILSIGNLEDLYGNTMSSEIQQAFTYNEPFAVDTLIQESSLSLLLRFNQDLEANSATQIGNFSLDNGYGQPIEATLQNENEVILTFGARFNTNDYQLTLNDIQNADLDEALVNAEIEITIESATAYREIVINEIYADYNPTSVGLPDEEYVELYNLSDYPIKLEGFRLNEEALDDFVLASKSYVIVTDDSNFSEFESFGDVVTISSFPSLLNGGMELLLKDNLGNLVDSVTYSDSWYAEESKSDGGFSLEQINPERECNYAGNWLASSDEKGGTPGQENSVYDNSPDIESPDVMLFEVVDSTHLQLTFDEPMDLLSLQSATYDLNPDLEVSLQASTKFNVQLELANPLVSGTTYALLIDAVTDCAGNALDTDEGLSFYYDVTAPVLQELAILSDTELQLTFDEGLLESAAEDESNYTIGESTATSATLNDEDSTQVLLTFEEVFIDGVENILSILNLEDVYGNALASEIQQAFTYESPFGLDSLIQESTSSLLLRFNQSLDPTSSTQLANYAIDHGYGQPLEATLQNGNEIILTFSDAFNNNHYQLTLNNIQNADFDETLMNPSMGISIEVSTSFREIVINEIYADYNPTSVGLPDEEYVELYNLSDYPIKLRDFTLNEETLDEFVLASNAYVIVTDDSNLSEFEIFGDVVTISSFPSLLNGGMELLLKDNLGNLVDSITYSDSWYTEASKSDGGFSLEQISPERACNYASNWMASSDEKGGTPGQVNSVYDNSPDIESPDVMLLEVVDATHLRLTFDEPMDVASLQSATYSLSPYLEGSIQSVTNIRAQLELANSLVSGTHYSLTINGATDCAGNALTDEIPSFYYDVNAPVLEDLVVLSDTEVQLVFDEGLLETAAEDENNYAIGESIATSATLNADDSTQVLLTFDEVFIDGVENILSIGNLEDLYGNTMSSEIQQAFTYEAPFGVDTLIQETSSSLILRFNQDLDATSATQIENFSLDSGYGHPSEAIIQNGNEVVLVFGDAFNNNDYQLTLNDIQNADLDEALANAEIEITIESATAFRDIVINEIYADYNPTSVGLPDEEYIELYNLSDYPIKLGDFTLNEEALDDFVLASKSYVIVTDDSNFSEFESFGDVVTLSSFPSLLNGGMQLLLKDNLGSLVDSVTYSDTWYGEESKSDGGFSLEQINPERECNYAGNWLASSDEKGGTPGQENSVYDNSPDIESPDVLLLEVVDATHLQLAFDEPMDVGSLQSAIYTLSPDLEVAFQAASGMKVQLELANSLVSGTHYSLTINGATDCAGNALTEEIPSFYYDVNAPVLEDLLVLSDTELQLAFDEGLLETVAEDENNYAIGESIATSATLNVDDSTQVLLTFEETFSDGVESILSIGNLEDLHGNTMSSNVEQAFTYEAPFAVDTLIQESSSSLLLRFNQSLDPSSTSQLSNYFLNHGYGQPSEATLQNGNEVILTFGARFNNNDYQLTLSNIQNADLDESLVEISLGISIEVPTSFREIVINEIYADYNPTSVGLPDEEFVELYNLSDYPIKLGDFTLNEEALDDFVLASSAYVIVTDDSNFSEFESFGDVVTITSFPSLLNGGMQLLLKDNLGNLVDSVTYADSWYGEESKSDGGFALEQINPDRECNYFGNWLASSDERGGTPGQVNSVYDNSPDLLPPSILSMEVLDSVHLSLAFDEPLNIDSLKTSYFSLSPENEILSVTGDVFLVILELKTALISGTSYKLSVEELSDCAGNSILNQTLDFHYDVKGPELNSHLLLSDRQLQLTFDEPIVLDSLQDQSLIINPTATIELELVDPNTIILSFDSALISGQTYELSFSDFSDTLGNVQKQLTTLRWQYINPIDTLHVLSGHHLDLHFSVDLDISMASNPELYEWVESGAKPISVLMNPDEAHRVQLIFQEDFDDNKELSLRISGLYDHQGNYLACPLVPFEFDTSAPRVESVVALSAHELEVVFSEKVDRQSAETIENYESDERYPLQGLLQEDRSSVLLEFEKVFEEELAYNLLIDDVEDLFGNAIGTRKKVPFVFDQTAPRLDSVFTLSSTDVVLIFHEEMDSISVLDSTHFLLTGIHPKEVLLDRESQKRIILHFAEAITGVQTLELEKLQDLSGNEIDALKIDVDFEDFHLVNWQMNTANQLVLDFNFPLGESFLDQEKYSLQSNAISSLSLEDKRLTIELDEPMGSTQYDTLSFSNQISRSERRLSTKKLIFQYQPMFAGAKTVNDQTIELQFDTFFDPSFLSSESFHLEDLGSPLAATVSTESANLIRLIFNESLKANHSYLLSWRPLINAFGNLVPGHSITLLIDRTAPKILNLEVIHDQMIALQFSEQMESGSVEFESYYQISGLEIDDLNYHPEDSIVEIDFESAMIPDQVYEIKLQSMRDLSGNAMTDTTLQFHYEKPYAPAFGELRITEIMAEPEEGEQEYFELYNASDINIELKGLVWHDGNGETYFESGEIKPQGYLAISSDSDLLSSWLNLNNASETLSLWSEEGLVFSVTYSEDWYDQEDHKGYSLEMVDVESFCGEDGNWTASLSLNGTPGLPNSRSASNPDQAGPMIEQVVVEDQHLLIELNEKLKPNSEIVDHITITPDVDLVSAELDLPEGKRIAAEVIKALEPKTAYELKLSGIEDCVGNAYPNDETWTFYVPESADSLDILINEFLFNPKPGGVDFVELYNQSDKYINLKNMLLVGGSGAKKITQDHLLFHPGSFLVLTSDAQLLSAAHPKGDASRFLELASFPSFNDDEGQVVLALPDGRIIDSLYYDEDMHNPLLDEVEGVSLERVSLKVETMDRNNWQSAGSLAHYATPGLPNSQSREDSGSTARLSVEPKVFLPDGTGQADFTTISYRMEQPGAFANVRIYDSQGRQVRTLAENQLLSTEGALHWDGSTDAGQRAAIGYYIIFVEIYDHKGNQNSFKQTVVLGGRL, encoded by the coding sequence ATGAAATATCTATGCCTAGCTCTGCTCCTTTCCATTTCTCTTCCTTCTTATTCACAATTTCAAGACGATTTTTCGGACGGTGATTTCACCCAAAATCCTGCATGGTCTGGTGATGAAGCCTATTTTGAAGTAGAATCGGGACAACTCAATTCTAATGGACCAGACGAGACTTCATCCCTATATCTATCCACTCCAATAGAAGTTTATGATTATACTCAATGGGAGTTTTTGGTGGACCTGCGATTGTCTCCTTCTGGCAGCAATCGGGCACGCGTCTATCTCATGTCAGATCAAGCCAGTCTAGAAGAGAGTTTGAATGGCTATTTTATCCAGATTGGACAGTCTGGGGACGATGAAATTGATTTTTATAGGCAAGATGGAGGTTCTACCTCTCTTTTGTTTTCCGGGAGTACCTTGTTCACTGGGGATGTATTGGTTCGAATTCGAGTGAAGAGGGATGTGGTGGGTGCCTGGCAAGTTTTTGCGGACCCAGCTGGTGGTTCGAATTTCAATTCGGAAGGAGAACCATTTTTGGATGATACCTATTCAGCGGGGGAATATTTGGGAGTGGTGGTAGAGCATACCAAGACACAGAAATACAATTACTATTTCGATGATTTCAGCGTAGAGGCTTATGACCCTCCTTTCGCATTGTCTCTGGTGAAGGTTGAGAGCAATAATACTCTGAGGCTTTCCTTTACATCTGAACTGGATCTAGCAAGCGCTGAAACTTCGTCTAATTATGATTTGTCCAATGGTTTCGGAATGCCCAGTTCAGCTGAGATTGATCCAGAGCATGCAAATCAGGTACTTTTGACGTTTGCTGATGACTTCACCCGCAATGATTACATGTTGGGATTAAACAACATACAAAATTCAAATCTGGACGAATCACTTACTGACATTCAATGGGATTTTGAAATTAATGGAGCTACTGCATTTCGCGAGATAGTGATCAACGAGATTTATGCGGATTACAATCCAACTTCTCTCGGTTTACCAGATGAGGAATATGTTGAGTTGTACAACCTTTCGGATTACCCAATCAAGCTCGGAGACTTTAGTTTGAATGAGGAGGCCCTGGATGATTTTGTACTGGCTTCCAAGTCCTATGTGATTGTCACCGATGATTCTAACATCTCGGAGTTTGAAGGTTTTGGGGATATGGTGACCCTTTCCAGTTTTCCTTCTTTGCTCAATGGAGGCATGGAATTGCTGCTGAAAGATAATTTGGGGAATTTGGTTGATTCCGTCACCTACTCGGATTCATGGTATGGAGAAGAAAGCAAAAGCGATGGTGGTTTTGCCCTAGAACAGATTAATCCTGAACGGGATTGTAACTATGCTGGAAACTGGTTGGCTTCATCTGATGAAAGGGGTGGAACTCCAGGAGAAGAAAACTCCGTCTACGATAGCAGTCCGGATATAGAATCGCCTGCTGTTTTGCTTCTAGAAGTAGTGGATGCCACTCACCTCCAATTGACTTTTGATGAGCCGATGGATGTTGGCTCTTTACAGTCAGCTACCTACAACCTGAGTCCTGGTTTGGAAGTTTCGGTTCAGGCTGCCTCTGGCATGAAAGTTCAATTGGAATTGGCAAACTCTTTAGTCAGTGATACTCATTATTCTTTGACAATTAATGGTGCAACTGATTGTGCTGGTAATGCTTTGACAGAGGAGATACCATCTTTTTATTATGATGTGAATGCTCCGGTTTTGGTGGGGTTGGTGGTTTTGTCAGATACGGAATTGCAATTGACCTTTGATGAGGGACTGTTGGAAACAGTTGCCGAAGAAGTGAATAACTATGCCATTGGGGAAAACATTGCAACCTCAGCTACACTCAATGCTGATGATTCTACTGAGTTACTATTGACTTTTGAGGAGGCATTTATCGATGATGTGGAGAGTATACTTTCCATTGGTAACCTGGAAGATTTGTATGGGAACACAATGAGTTCCGAAATTCAGCAGGCTTTTACTTATAATGAGCCATTTGCTGTTGATACCTTGATTCAGGAGTCTTCCTTGTCCTTACTTCTCCGTTTTAATCAAGATCTGGAAGCTAATTCAGCAACGCAAATAGGGAACTTTTCTCTAGATAATGGTTATGGTCAACCCATCGAAGCGACTCTTCAAAATGAAAATGAGGTCATTTTAACTTTCGGTGCAAGATTCAATACCAATGATTATCAGCTCACACTAAATGACATCCAGAATGCAGATTTGGATGAAGCTCTGGTAAATGCTGAAATCGAAATAACTATAGAATCTGCTACTGCTTATCGCGAGATAGTCATTAACGAGATCTATGCGGATTACAATCCAACTTCTGTAGGTTTACCAGATGAGGAATATGTCGAGTTGTACAATCTTTCGGATTACCCAATCAAACTCGAAGGCTTTAGATTGAATGAGGAGGCTCTGGATGATTTTGTACTGGCCTCCAAGTCCTATGTGATTGTCACCGATGATTCTAACTTCTCGGAGTTTGAAAGTTTTGGGGATGTGGTGACTATTTCCAGCTTTCCTTCTTTGCTCAATGGAGGCATGGAGCTTTTGCTGAAAGATAATTTGGGGAATTTGGTTGATTCCGTCACCTATTCGGATTCATGGTATGCAGAGGAAAGTAAAAGCGATGGAGGTTTTTCGCTAGAGCAGATCAATCCGGAACGCGAGTGCAATTATGCCGGCAATTGGTTGGCTTCATCAGATGAAAAGGGTGGGACGCCTGGACAGGAAAATTCCGTCTACGATAACAGTCCAGATATAGAATCGCCTGATGTTATGCTTTTTGAAGTAGTAGATTCCACTCACCTCCAATTGACTTTTGATGAGCCGATGGATCTTCTCTCGTTGCAGTCGGCTACTTACGATTTGAACCCAGATCTGGAAGTGTCTCTTCAAGCATCGACCAAGTTTAACGTTCAACTGGAATTGGCCAATCCATTGGTCAGTGGTACAACTTATGCCCTGTTGATAGATGCTGTGACCGATTGTGCTGGCAATGCGCTGGATACAGACGAGGGCTTGTCTTTTTACTACGATGTTACCGCTCCAGTTTTACAAGAACTGGCGATTCTATCAGATACGGAATTGCAATTGACTTTTGATGAAGGTCTGTTGGAATCAGCCGCTGAAGATGAGAGTAACTACACTATTGGTGAGAGTACTGCAACATCAGCAACGCTCAATGATGAGGATTCAACTCAAGTCCTATTGACTTTCGAAGAGGTCTTTATCGATGGAGTTGAAAATATACTTTCCATTCTGAACCTGGAAGATGTGTATGGAAATGCCTTGGCCTCTGAAATTCAACAAGCTTTTACCTATGAATCGCCTTTTGGTTTAGACTCTTTAATTCAAGAATCTACTTCTTCTCTACTGCTCCGCTTCAATCAAAGTCTTGATCCAACTTCTTCAACTCAATTGGCCAATTATGCTATAGATCATGGCTATGGTCAGCCCTTAGAAGCAACTCTACAAAATGGAAATGAGATCATATTAACTTTTAGCGATGCATTCAATAACAACCATTATCAGCTCACTCTAAATAATATCCAAAATGCAGATTTTGATGAAACTTTGATGAACCCTTCCATGGGGATTTCAATAGAAGTATCCACTTCTTTTCGCGAGATAGTTATTAATGAGATTTATGCAGATTACAATCCAACTTCTGTCGGTTTACCGGATGAGGAATATGTCGAATTGTACAATCTTTCGGATTACCCAATCAAACTAAGAGACTTCACTTTGAATGAAGAGACCCTAGATGAATTTGTTCTTGCCTCTAATGCCTATGTAATTGTCACAGATGATTCCAACCTTTCAGAATTTGAAATCTTCGGGGATGTAGTGACTATTTCCAGTTTTCCCTCTCTGCTGAATGGAGGCATGGAATTGCTGCTGAAAGACAACCTCGGAAACCTAGTAGATTCGATTACCTATTCGGATTCGTGGTATACAGAAGCAAGCAAGAGCGATGGAGGCTTTTCATTAGAGCAGATCAGCCCAGAACGTGCTTGTAATTATGCTAGTAATTGGATGGCATCTTCTGATGAAAAGGGTGGAACGCCGGGACAGGTAAATTCCGTCTACGATAACAGTCCCGATATAGAGTCGCCTGATGTTATGCTTCTTGAAGTAGTGGATGCCACTCACCTCCGATTGACTTTTGATGAGCCGATGGATGTTGCTTCTCTACAGTCAGCTACCTATAGCTTGAGTCCTTATTTAGAAGGTTCAATTCAATCAGTCACCAACATTCGAGCTCAATTGGAATTGGCAAACTCTTTAGTCAGTGGTACACATTATTCTTTGACAATCAATGGTGCGACAGACTGTGCCGGTAATGCTTTGACTGATGAGATTCCATCTTTTTATTATGATGTGAATGCTCCGGTTTTGGAGGATTTGGTTGTTTTATCTGATACCGAAGTACAATTGGTTTTTGATGAGGGTCTATTGGAAACAGCGGCTGAAGATGAGAATAACTATGCCATTGGGGAAAGTATTGCAACCTCAGCTACACTCAATGCCGATGATTCTACTCAGGTCCTATTGACTTTCGATGAGGTCTTTATCGATGGAGTGGAGAATATACTTTCCATCGGTAACCTGGAAGATTTGTATGGGAACACAATGAGTTCCGAAATTCAGCAAGCCTTTACCTATGAAGCACCTTTTGGAGTTGACACCTTGATTCAGGAGACTTCTTCGTCTTTAATTCTCCGTTTTAATCAAGATCTGGATGCTACTTCAGCAACACAAATAGAGAATTTTTCTCTAGACAGTGGCTATGGTCATCCTTCTGAAGCTATTATTCAAAATGGAAATGAAGTGGTCTTGGTCTTTGGTGATGCATTCAATAACAATGACTATCAGCTCACACTAAATGACATCCAGAATGCAGATTTGGATGAAGCTCTGGCAAATGCTGAAATCGAAATAACTATAGAATCTGCTACTGCTTTTCGCGATATAGTCATCAACGAGATCTATGCAGATTACAATCCAACTTCTGTCGGTTTACCAGATGAAGAGTATATCGAACTGTATAATCTTTCTGATTACCCAATCAAGCTGGGTGATTTCACTTTGAATGAGGAAGCCCTGGATGATTTTGTTCTCGCCTCCAAGTCCTATGTGATTGTCACCGATGATTCTAACTTCTCGGAGTTTGAAAGTTTTGGGGATGTGGTGACCCTTTCCAGTTTTCCCTCTTTGCTCAATGGAGGCATGCAGCTTTTGTTGAAAGATAATTTGGGGAGTCTGGTTGATTCTGTCACCTACTCGGATACATGGTATGGAGAAGAAAGCAAAAGCGATGGCGGTTTTTCGCTAGAACAGATCAATCCAGAACGCGAGTGCAATTATGCCGGAAACTGGCTGGCCTCATCTGATGAAAAGGGTGGGACGCCTGGACAGGAAAATTCCGTTTACGATAACAGTCCGGATATAGAATCGCCTGATGTTTTGCTTCTAGAAGTAGTGGATGCCACTCACCTCCAATTGGCTTTTGATGAGCCGATGGATGTTGGCTCTTTACAGTCAGCAATTTATACTTTGAGTCCTGATTTGGAAGTTGCTTTTCAGGCTGCCTCTGGCATGAAAGTTCAATTGGAATTGGCAAATTCTTTGGTCAGTGGTACACATTATTCTTTAACAATCAATGGTGCAACAGACTGTGCCGGTAATGCATTGACTGAGGAGATTCCATCTTTTTATTATGATGTGAATGCTCCGGTTTTGGAAGATTTGTTGGTTTTGTCAGACACAGAATTGCAATTGGCTTTTGATGAGGGTCTGTTGGAAACAGTTGCCGAAGATGAGAATAACTATGCCATTGGGGAAAGTATTGCAACCTCAGCTACACTCAATGTCGATGATTCTACTCAGGTCCTATTGACTTTTGAAGAAACTTTTAGCGATGGTGTGGAGAGCATACTTTCCATCGGTAATCTGGAAGATTTGCATGGGAATACAATGTCTTCAAATGTAGAGCAAGCCTTTACCTATGAAGCACCTTTTGCAGTTGATACCTTGATTCAGGAGTCATCCTCGTCCTTACTTCTCCGCTTCAATCAAAGTCTTGATCCAAGTTCTACAAGTCAATTGTCCAATTATTTTTTAAATCATGGCTATGGTCAACCCTCAGAAGCGACTCTTCAAAATGGAAATGAGGTCATTTTAACTTTCGGTGCAAGATTCAATAACAATGACTACCAACTCACCTTAAGCAATATCCAAAATGCGGATTTGGATGAATCCTTGGTTGAAATATCATTAGGCATTTCAATCGAAGTACCCACCTCATTTCGCGAGATAGTGATCAATGAAATCTATGCGGATTACAATCCAACTTCTGTCGGTTTACCAGATGAGGAATTTGTAGAGTTGTACAATCTTTCGGATTACCCAATCAAGCTGGGTGATTTCACTTTGAATGAGGAAGCCCTGGATGATTTTGTTCTCGCCTCTAGCGCGTATGTAATCGTTACTGATGACTCTAATTTCTCAGAGTTTGAAAGTTTTGGGGATGTTGTGACCATCACCAGTTTTCCTTCTTTGCTCAATGGAGGCATGCAGCTTTTGCTAAAGGACAATCTTGGGAATTTGGTTGATTCGGTTACCTATGCTGATTCCTGGTATGGGGAGGAAAGTAAAAGCGATGGAGGTTTTGCGCTAGAACAGATCAATCCAGATCGTGAGTGCAATTATTTTGGAAACTGGCTGGCCTCATCTGATGAAAGGGGTGGAACTCCGGGGCAAGTAAATTCAGTTTATGACAATTCGCCTGATCTACTTCCACCCAGCATATTATCAATGGAAGTGCTGGACTCGGTACATCTTAGTTTGGCATTTGATGAGCCGCTCAATATTGATTCTTTGAAAACCAGCTATTTTTCTTTGAGTCCCGAAAATGAAATATTATCAGTGACAGGGGATGTCTTTTTAGTCATACTGGAACTCAAAACTGCTTTGATTAGTGGAACTTCTTATAAATTGTCAGTAGAAGAGCTATCGGATTGTGCAGGCAACTCCATCCTAAACCAAACTTTGGATTTCCACTATGATGTAAAAGGTCCAGAGTTGAACAGCCATTTGCTCTTGTCCGATCGCCAGTTGCAATTAACTTTTGATGAGCCGATTGTTTTAGATAGCCTTCAAGATCAATCATTGATCATAAATCCTACTGCCACGATTGAACTAGAATTGGTCGATCCAAATACTATAATCCTTAGTTTCGATTCTGCTTTGATTTCTGGTCAGACCTATGAGCTGAGCTTTTCAGATTTCAGCGACACTTTGGGCAATGTGCAGAAGCAATTAACTACTCTTAGATGGCAATACATTAATCCAATAGATACGCTGCATGTACTTAGTGGTCATCATTTGGATTTGCATTTTTCGGTCGATTTGGACATTTCGATGGCTAGCAACCCTGAATTATACGAATGGGTAGAATCTGGTGCTAAACCCATATCTGTGCTAATGAATCCAGACGAAGCTCACAGGGTTCAATTGATCTTTCAGGAGGATTTTGATGATAACAAGGAGTTATCTCTACGGATTTCAGGACTATACGATCACCAGGGTAATTATTTGGCATGCCCTTTAGTTCCTTTTGAATTTGACACTTCTGCTCCCCGAGTTGAATCTGTAGTTGCCTTATCTGCCCATGAATTAGAAGTTGTATTTAGTGAAAAAGTCGATCGACAGTCTGCCGAGACTATCGAAAATTATGAGTCTGATGAAAGGTATCCATTGCAAGGATTGTTGCAGGAGGATCGAAGTTCCGTTCTGTTGGAGTTCGAAAAAGTGTTTGAGGAGGAGCTAGCATATAACTTACTCATCGATGATGTGGAGGATCTATTTGGCAATGCGATCGGTACCAGGAAGAAGGTACCTTTTGTGTTCGATCAAACAGCTCCACGATTGGATTCGGTTTTTACCCTATCATCTACTGATGTGGTGCTGATTTTTCATGAAGAGATGGACTCTATTTCCGTCTTAGATTCGACCCATTTTTTACTCACTGGCATTCATCCCAAAGAAGTGCTTCTGGACAGAGAATCTCAAAAGAGGATCATTCTTCATTTTGCAGAGGCAATTACGGGTGTCCAAACTTTAGAGTTGGAAAAGCTTCAGGACTTAAGTGGGAACGAGATTGATGCTTTGAAAATCGACGTAGATTTTGAGGATTTTCACCTCGTCAATTGGCAGATGAATACAGCTAATCAACTGGTTCTTGATTTTAATTTCCCCCTCGGTGAATCCTTTCTGGATCAGGAGAAATATAGTTTGCAGTCCAACGCCATCTCTTCATTGTCCCTGGAGGATAAAAGGTTAACCATTGAATTGGATGAGCCCATGGGCTCGACGCAGTATGACACCCTTTCTTTTTCTAATCAGATAAGTAGAAGTGAACGGCGATTGTCTACTAAAAAGTTGATTTTTCAATATCAACCCATGTTTGCAGGTGCAAAAACGGTCAATGACCAAACCATAGAATTGCAATTCGACACTTTTTTTGACCCATCATTTTTGAGTTCAGAGTCCTTTCATTTAGAGGATTTGGGAAGTCCACTGGCTGCAACGGTTTCAACTGAGAGTGCAAATTTGATTCGGTTGATTTTCAATGAGAGTTTGAAGGCCAATCATAGCTATCTTCTTTCCTGGAGACCTTTGATTAATGCATTTGGCAATCTCGTACCGGGTCATTCGATTACGCTTCTGATCGATCGGACTGCTCCCAAAATTCTAAACCTAGAAGTGATACATGATCAAATGATCGCACTACAGTTTAGTGAGCAAATGGAATCAGGATCTGTCGAATTTGAGAGCTATTATCAGATTTCGGGATTGGAAATCGATGACCTCAACTACCACCCTGAAGATTCAATTGTGGAAATTGATTTTGAATCTGCGATGATTCCGGACCAAGTCTATGAAATCAAGCTACAGTCTATGAGAGATCTCTCAGGAAATGCGATGACTGATACCACCTTGCAATTCCATTATGAAAAGCCTTATGCGCCAGCCTTTGGCGAATTAAGAATTACCGAAATCATGGCGGAACCTGAAGAAGGAGAGCAGGAGTATTTTGAACTCTACAATGCCAGTGATATCAATATTGAGCTGAAAGGTCTGGTTTGGCATGATGGAAACGGTGAGACTTATTTCGAATCGGGTGAAATAAAACCTCAAGGCTATCTGGCCATTAGCTCTGATTCGGATTTGCTTTCTTCCTGGCTCAATTTGAACAATGCGAGTGAAACGCTATCCCTTTGGTCGGAGGAAGGGCTGGTTTTCTCGGTGACCTATTCGGAGGACTGGTATGATCAAGAGGATCACAAGGGCTATTCTCTAGAAATGGTGGATGTAGAAAGTTTTTGCGGGGAGGACGGTAACTGGACCGCCTCTTTGTCCCTGAATGGAACTCCCGGACTGCCCAATTCTCGAAGTGCCAGTAATCCCGATCAAGCTGGCCCTATGATCGAACAAGTCGTGGTAGAAGATCAACATTTGCTTATTGAACTGAATGAAAAATTGAAGCCGAATTCTGAGATTGTTGATCATATCACTATTACCCCAGATGTTGATTTGGTGAGTGCAGAGCTTGATTTGCCCGAAGGGAAACGAATTGCTGCAGAAGTCATCAAGGCGCTGGAACCCAAAACGGCCTACGAACTTAAATTGTCAGGGATAGAAGATTGTGTAGGAAATGCATATCCAAATGATGAGACATGGACTTTTTATGTCCCAGAATCAGCCGATAGTTTGGATATCCTGATCAATGAGTTCCTATTCAATCCAAAACCCGGCGGAGTAGATTTTGTTGAGCTCTACAACCAGTCGGACAAGTACATAAATTTAAAAAATATGCTTTTGGTCGGGGGCAGTGGTGCAAAGAAAATCACTCAAGACCACCTTCTGTTTCATCCTGGCAGTTTCTTGGTTTTAACATCTGATGCCCAATTGCTGTCTGCTGCTCACCCTAAAGGTGATGCCAGCCGTTTTTTGGAATTGGCTTCTTTTCCTTCCTTTAATGACGATGAAGGGCAAGTTGTTTTGGCATTACCCGATGGCAGAATCATCGATTCCTTGTACTACGACGAAGATATGCATAATCCTCTCCTGGATGAGGTAGAGGGAGTCAGCTTGGAACGAGTTTCCTTAAAAGTTGAGACAATGGACCGGAACAACTGGCAATCGGCGGGGAGTCTGGCGCATTATGCTACGCCTGGCTTGCCCAATTCACAGAGCCGTGAGGATTCGGGTAGCACGGCACGACTCAGTGTAGAACCTAAGGTGTTCCTTCCTGATGGTACGGGTCAGGCTGATTTTACCACTATCAGTTACCGAATGGAGCAGCCAGGGGCTTTTGCTAATGTTAGGATCTATGACAGTCAGGGTCGACAGGTGCGTACACTAGCCGAGAATCAATTGCTATCGACAGAGGGTGCCTTGCACTGGGACGGCAGCACCGATGCAGGTCAGCGCGCTGCGATTGGATACTACATCATTTTTGTGGAGATTTACGATCACAAGGGCAATCAAAATAGCTTCAAACAAACCGTCGTTTTGGGAGGGCGACTCTAG